A stretch of Anoplolepis gracilipes chromosome 12, ASM4749672v1, whole genome shotgun sequence DNA encodes these proteins:
- the LOC140671867 gene encoding ejaculatory bulb-specific protein 3-like: MARLICTIGIIFIALICVLAQEEKYDDKYDFIEFKKILANDKLRDQYYNCFMEIGPCATADAKFFKSIVSEAFQTQCKKCTEQQKLMLDAISDYYVTNESEKWNRFIAKSLEDMKKKAQG; encoded by the exons ATGGCTCGATTAATCTGTACAAtcggaataatttttattgcattgaTATGTGTTCTTGCGCAGGAAGAGAAATATGACGATAAGTACGACTTTAttgaatttaagaaaatactCGCGAATGATAAACTGCGAGATCAATATTACAACTGTTTCATGGAGATAGGACCATGTGCGACAGCCGATGCGAAATTCTTCAAAA GTATCGTCAGCGAAGCTTTTCAAACTCAATGCAAGAAATGTACTGAACAGCAAAAGTTAATGTTGGATGCAATAAGTGATTATTATGTGACAAATGAGTCTGAAAAATGGAATCGATTTATTGCGAAGAGTTTAGaggatatgaaaaaaaaagctcAAGGATAA